The Cytobacillus sp. NJ13 sequence ACCGTTTCATCTAAAAAATAGCGATCATGTGAAACGAGCACCACTGTCCCTTCATAATTCTTTATAAAATCAGCCAGCCATTCCACTGACTTAATATCCAGGTGGTTGGTCGGCTCATCCAGCAGAAGCAGATTCGGGCTTTTCAGGAGCATGTGGGCGAGGCATACTTTTGTTTTTTCACCGCCGCTTAGACTGCTGAAATCCTTGTTCAGAAGACTTCTGATATTGAGGCCATTTGAGATCCGGTCTATCTGGCTATCCACTTCATAGCCTTTATTCAGTGTGAACTGATCCTGCAGTTCTCCGTACTCTCCAATAAGTTTATTTAATTGATCCGGAACCGTTTCATTCGCCATTTGCTGTTCCATTTTCTTCATCGTTTTTTCCATCTCCAGCAAATTAGCAAAAGCTGTTTTTAAAACATCAATTGCCTTCATACTAGCCGGATAATCCGGAATTTGCGCCATATAGCCAATCTCACACCCCTTTCTCCAATGAAGCTTACCTGTATCCGGGACTTCTGCTCCAGCCAGTAATTTAAACAGTGTCGTTTTTCCGCTTCCATTTCTTCCTGTCAAACCAACCCTGTCCCTCTCATAAATTTCAAAGGATAGATTTTCAAATACTATATTTCCTCCGTAACTTTTTCCGATTTGCTGTGCGCTGCATGCGATCATATGAGCTCCTCCGATTTTTAAAAATAAAACACAAAAAGGCCATAGGAAACATGCTCCTAGGGCCTAAGTAAATTCTGATAAAAATGAAACTTTTTTGGCGGGGCCTTCCCGCTCAAAGTTTAGGTGAATCCCGCAAATGCGCAGGTATTCATTAAAACTGTGTTCTTTTATCAGTATTATACGGGCGGCAGTTTCCCCATCAAGAATTTTATATCTTGAAGCGGACTTTACTGCCCTAAAACGGAATAAAAAAAAGAGAGCTTGAAGAAGCTCCCTTCACCGTTCTTTATAAGGCGTTAAAGAGATATTCTCACTGTTTTGTTTTCATATAAAATTTGCTAAAAAAGGACAGACTTGTCCCGTTAACAGCAAAGCCATGAAAAATTGCACGGTAAATTGTCAGGAATTCAATCCATTCACCACGTGCCAAAACAGTTCCAATCATCTCTTCTCCACCTCCATTTCAAATAAGTTAGTTTTATTTTAATATTTCTTCAATTCAAAAGCAATGGGTATTATCCTGCATTCTCCAGAATAATGTGCATTTTTTAGGAGCTGGGGTTCCGCTGTTAAGGAAAAATTATACTCACTAAAAAAGGAAGCCTTTAATGCAGGCTTCCTTTTCAGTATTATTTCCACGTCTGAATCTGGTCTGTTTCAAGAATACCAAGAGTTACATCACTAATATCGGGGTCATCAAGCAGCTGATTTCTTACACCAATTTTTATATCATCCGCATCGGCAAGCGTGAGACCTTCGACCAGCTCAATATACCCTTCCACATGATATCTTCTTCCTTCCTGGATCAGCCGCAGCTGTTTAATATCCACGACTTGGGGATCACCGAGAATAATTTGGGCGATACGGTCTTCAATATCTTTTGGTGCCGCTACTCCAATCAGGCCCAATGTATTTTCAAATCCGATTTTCACAGCGATGCCCACCAAAAGCAGACCAATTAAAATTGTGCCTACCCCATCCAGGAAGTAAAGTCCTGTAAAATGAGCAATTAAAATCGAAACAAGGGCAAGCAAGGCACCAAATGTCGCAATAATATCTTCATAAAAAACCAGGCGTGTTGGAGGGGAGGCAAGCCTGACATTTTTAAAGGCAACAGGCACAATACCAAATCCCTTTGCAGGATTCCTGGTTTCATGGCCGATTTCTTTCATGGCTTTCAATAAAATAAATCCATCAACACCTACGGCAAGAAGCATAACCCCTACATTGAGCCAGAGGTCGGTTGATTCCTTTGGATGCTGAATCAACTCCCAGCCTTTATGTATCGTTTCATAGGCCATGATGGAAATGACGATAACAGCAATTAATACGAACAAGTTGATCACCCGGCCAAATCCTGTAGGGAATCTTTTGGTTGGCGCCTTTTCCGCAAGCGCACTGCCAAAAAACACAAACCCCTGGTTCAGTGCATCAGCAAGAGAATGAAGGGTCGTAGCAAGCATGGCCCCGCTCCCGCTTGCAAAAGCTGCCAGCCCTTTAGCAATCGCCAGTGCCGTATTTCCGATCGCCGCCATCCCCGATGATTTGTTTCCTTTTTTCAATAAAGCAATCACAGACATTTCATCACCGCCTAATTTTATTGTTTGGTTTTATTGTTACCCTTATGAGCCTATTCTGAATCATATTTTTCTGGTTCATTATTCAGCCTAAAATAAAAAGAGCTAATATCATAATTAGCTCTCCAGAACGTTATTTAACCAGCGAGTGCTTGAAGGCATAAATGACTGCCTGGGTCCTGTCCTGCACCTGCAGCTTGCTTAATATATTGCTAACATGTGTTTTGACTGTTTTTAAGGCAATGAAAAGTTCGTCAGCGATTTCCTGGTTCGCTTTGCCTTCTGTCATCAAAAGAAGGATTTCCATCTCGCGGCTCGTCAGCTCTTCATGGGGCAGCTGCTGGTTTTTCTGCCTCATTTTCACCATCATTTTACCTGTCACTTCCGGCTCCAGCACCGATTGTCCATGATAGGTCGAGCGGACTGCCTCAGCAATTTCACTGGCTTTCGAGGTTTTCAGCATATAGCTCGTCGCCCCTGCTTCCAAAGCCGGATACACTTTTTCATCATCAAGGAAGCTTGTCACAATGATGATCTTAGCTTCCGGCCATTGCTCGATGATTCTTCTGGTCGCTTCTATGCCGTCCATTTCTTTCATAACGAGATCCATCAAAATGATATCCGGCCTCAATTCGAGTGCCAAATCAATAGCTGTATTCCCGTTATCCGCTTCTCCTATAACCTCAATATCCGGCTGTGCCGTCAAATAGGAAGAAACTCCAATCCGAACCATTTCATGGTCATCCACAAATAAAACTTTAATCATTGGCCTCACCCTCAGAATTTAGTCTTGCCTCAAGCAGACATTATTTAAATAATCGGAACCTTTACTTCAAGACGGGTTCCTTTGTTTCTTACACTGATGATTTTCATGCTTCCGCCAACTTCAGCGGCACGTTCATACATATTCTGCAGACCGTAAGAGCCGGCCCTCGTTTCCTCTACATCAAAACCGACTCCATCATCAGCCACACGGAGTATGGCATAATCATCTCTTTGAATCAGAAGCACTTCAAGATTTTGCGATTTGGAATGGCGGAGTGTATTGGACACAGCTTCCTGAAGGATACGGAATAGATGGTCTTCCACCCCTTTATCAAGCGGAAAATTCTCTACCTTCCATTCAATCTCCATCGCTACTTTTTGAAGCAATTCGACCAGAAGCTCTTCAATTCCTTCCTGGAGGCTTTTGCCCTTAAGGGCAGCTGGACGAAGGTGCAGCAGCAGGGCACGCATTTCCAGCTGTGACTGATGGATCATTTCTTCCACCATTTTCAGCTGTTTTGCCTGCCTGTCTTCCGGATCCTGCTGGGTTTCAGTAATGGCGGACATCATCATGGATGCTGCAAACAGCTGCTGGCTGACAGAATCGTGAAGCTCGCGTGCAAGCCTGTTCCTTTCCTGGGAAACGATTTCCTGCATCCTGTTCTCGATATCTTCCGCTTTTTCATTTGCCAGCTTTTGAGAAATCTTTGCCTGATCTGCCATATGCTTTTGAATCTTCTCGGCCCTGACTGCTATGGAATGCAATTCTTTACCTGTTTCCTGCACATCCAATTGGCGGCCTTCCTCTACCTGGTGGAGCATAGTGTCTACTGCAAAAAGCTGCCGGCGCCAGTAAATGCCTGACAATAATCCAAAGATCAGGCCAAGAGCCATGCTTATGCTCGGCACAAATAGAATAAACGGAATATCGAGTATTTCCGTTTCCCACAGATCCCGCCAGCCGGGAATGGGAAACATCGTAAAAAAAGAAGCCGTCAAGACAGCAAGAATGAAGAGGGACATGCACGCTCCCCAGGCAATTTGCCGCTGAATGATACTCATACGCGCTTCACCTCGATATCCCCGACTGCAAGTGAAGTGAAAATTTTAACGCGCTGCCCTGACTGATCATAGCCAGGCGTCTGAAGCTGAAGGAGCTGGTTAAACATCTTTGATTCTTCGTGATCGAAAATTCTGGCCTTACCGACAATGGCTGAATGGCTGACACTAACCTCCACGTCATAGGGAACAAGCACCTGCACATTTCCGATGAAGTTCCGGATGAAAATCACGGTTTCTCCCTTGGGAATAACCGTATAGCTTAAGTCTATGACCGTATCGCCTATGCCGGTCTGGATATTTATATCATTCCATTCATATACTTGCTCAGGTGTTTTTTGCTGGCCGACGAATATATTGGAAAAAAGAGGATTCTTTTTAATGACTGTTTCTTTCTGGAGATTCACTGCCGGTTCCTTGAACTCCGGCTGAATCCGTTTAGGATCTTTTTTGGACTGCCCAAACTGAATCAGCAGGTGAATCAGAATCGCCAGCAGGAAAAATTTCAGTGTCATCATGCTGAAAATATTGATGAGCAGAAAAATTAGCCCAAGCCAGAAAAGCCATTTTCCGGAGCTCTTAGGCATCCTCTTTCTTCCGATATATACCATTCCAATTGGCACAAGAAGAGAGAATATCACGCCGCTATTAAAAAAGGCTATTTCCACAAAGAGAAAGACAATGCCCAATATGATAATCCAGCTCATATAATCGCTTTTGTTGTTAATGTTCATGAGGCATCCCCCCTTCTGTGTATATGGAATGATAAGAAAAGCGGAAGCGCCTTCGGAACAAGCCAAAAACGCTTGTTCCTGCGAAGAACTCCAAGGAAGCTTTCCCTTGGTGCTCACCCCCGACAAGCACAAGACGAACCTCACGGAAAGGCGTTCTTTGCCTTTTTGGGAGGATTGGCTTGTGACCTTGAGGGGGTAGGCGCTGGAGCTAGACAAAGCTAGACAGTAATAGACTTTAAAAGGCGCAGTATCCCTACGCCTTTTTAGAATACCATTTTTTGTTCATAAAATAGAAAGAGTTTTTATCTTTTTTGGAAAAAGATCATACAGGCAGGCTTCGTTTTTTATATTTTGCATGTTACAAACTATTTCTGACTTGTTATCGAATATTACAATACAGGCTTTTTCTCAAGCTCTTTTTCCAGCTGTGCGATGCGGGCATCGATTGTGCTGCGGTGGTAGGAGCTTTTCACCTGATGTTCAAGACGGTCAAGATAGGATTCGATTTCCTGGAATCTTGTAAAAGACTTATCATTGTTTTGATCAAGCACTTTATCCATTTGGTGGTTGGCACGTGTGATGTTTTCACGGCCCATCAGCTCCATGCGGCGGATGTGCATATCCTTCAGTTTGTGCTTCATTTCCTCGTATTTTCTTTCAAGATCACCCATTTGCTGTACTGCCTGGTTCAGGAGATCCTTCAAACGGCTGGCACGCTCTTCATACTGCATTTGCTCCTGAGCTGCAAACTGATAGAGTTCTTCTTCACCTGCCTGCGTGGCAACCTCTGCCTGGCGCTTGCGTTTGTCTGCAAGGTTTTTCGCCTGCTCGTATTCTCGAGTGAACTCTTCCTTCAATGTATATTGACGTTCCAAAAGCTTGCGGACCTTTTCGGTTTCACGCTCACATTCACGAAGGTATTGGTTTAAGAGTGCGATTGGATTCTTTTTCTCCTTTTTATCCAATGCTTCATGAAGGTCTGCCATTACTGTATCTTTGATTCTCGTTAATAGGTTTGCCATTTCTATCTCTCCTTTTTAGTTTCTGTTTAAATCCGCCCATTGCTTTTCAAAGTTAGCAAAAGGGTCATTGTCTTCTTCCATTACACTAGAGCTTGAATCGTTCCACTTTTTATAGACCAGATATAGAACGTATGCAGCTGCAAGCCCTAAGATAGCCGGAAAATTGGAAGCCGTGGCCATCAAAGCGATGAACCCGATGATTCCATAGCCGATTTTTGCCATCGTGCTTTCAGCTTTTATAAATTGTTTAAACACAAAGTATAGAATCGCCGCACTTACTGCCAGACCCACAATCGGGCCCAGATTTGAAATCAGCACCATGGCTGCAATTCCACCTGCTATCAATAATCCAAGTTTTTTCATTTTCGTTTCCTCCTTTCTTGATTTCATCTTACCTGTATTTTGTAAATGCTATAACGAGCCTCAGCTTTATTTTCAAATAAGACCTGAGACGTAGCAGATGGTCGGACTCTTTCAATCAAGATGGGAAATATGGAAAAAGAATGTACGTTAATATGGAAAAATGCGGGGTAGACATGGGGTAAGCAAACAAATAATGATGCTGCATTGCGCAGATCTTTCATTCATTTATTGAAATGGAGGTCCTCCCGTGTTTGGGTATGATGATTTTTTAAAATTCATTCAAGCCTTTTTTGTGGTTTACCCGGTGGTCACACTTATTCATTTATTGGGTCATATATTCTTTGCAGGCATTTTTGGAGGAAAAGGAATCCGAGTTATCATAGGCACAGGCAAAATACTATTCTCAATGAGGTTTTTGGAGGTTAGACGGTTTTACTTCTGGTATGGAGGGTGTGAGTTTACCTCTTTAAAATACAATAATAAACTGACCAAATCTCTTATCTTTTTAGGAGGATCTATTTTTAACATAGGCAGTATTTTTATTGTAAATTATCTGATCCGGATGGGTATTCTGGAAGCTAACATGCTGTGGTACCAATTTGTATATTTCTCCTTTTATTACGTCTTTTTCGCCCTGCTGCCAATGGATATGGCAGATGGCACGCTTAGTGATGGGAAGGCTATGTACAAGCTCTGGTTTGATAAAAATAAAGATGATTCTTCAGCAGACTGCCAGCTGATTGATGAGGAGAAAAGAAAATGAGCAAGATCTTGAGCGAATTTTCGGTTTTATGGGCGGGATTTCAAAGTTATGAGCGAAATCTCAGTTTTACCGGCGAAAGTTCAAAGTTATGATGGAAATCTCTAATTAATGAGCGAAACCTCAAAATTATCCGCAAAATCCCTAATTAATAAAGCCAATAAAAAAAGGAAGCCCAATCATTCGGAGCTTCCTTTTTGCATGAATTTCTTTTCATAATGGCCTAGTGCCAATAGCGGCCAAATATACCGGTAGCTGTGATAGTGCATGTATAAGAAGCCGGCCATTCCCTGCCCTTTTGGGTAATCTGTCGTCCAGTCATTTCTTTGGCCCTCGCGGATCAGGAAGGCCATGCCTTTTCTGATCTCAGGGCTGTTTTCAGGGGAAACGGCAATTAAAGCATCCACGGCCCAGGCAGTATGTGTTAATGTACTGTTTCCCAATGGAACATAGCGTTTTTCAATATCGCTTCTGCAGGATTCTCCCCAGCCGCCGTCTTCATTCTGAATAGACTTCAGCCACTCAACCGCTTTTCTGATGTACTCCTCATCTTTCTTTTCCCCTGCAGCGGTGAGGCCGGTAAGGGCTGCCCAGGTTCCATACAGATAGCAAATCCCCCAGCGCCCATACCAGGAACCGTCTTTTCTCTGATTCTTTTTCAGCCAGCTTATTCCTCTTTTAATTGAAGGCTCAGCTCCTGTAGTGAAGATGCCTAAATATTCAATGGTTCTGCCTGTTAAATCTGCTGTGGACGGATCGGTGAGAATAAACTCTGCTCCTTGAATGGGAATTAGATTCAGCAGGCGGTTATCCACATTTTTTTCAAATGCAGGCCACCCCCCATCACGGTTTTGCATGGATAAAGCCCATTGGACTCCTCTCTGCCTGGATTTCTCGGCAGCCGTTCCTGTTTGATTGTGAATGCTTCTCAGACTGGCGGTTGTATCATCCACATCAGGATGAATAGTGTTGAAGTCTGAAAATCCCCAGCCTCCAGGAAGTCCCTTGCGGTTGTGAACCGTCCAATCTCCGTGACGGGTTTGCTGCCTTGAAAGCAAATAGTTATTCGCTTTTAGAATCGCAGCATCTGATTTATCTGCACCTGCTTCCTGGAGGGCGTGGGAAATTAAAGCGGTATTCCATACTTTAGCGTCTGTTAACTGAAAATGGATATGTCCATCTATTGTGCAGGACATTCCCTTTAATCCCTTCATCGCCTTGATGATGACTGGATCTTTTGGAGAGCAGCCGAGAGCAAGGAGGGCAAAAATCATATAAAAAGTGCTGCTGAAATAATTTAATGATGTTCCATCCGGTTCAATCCGCTCGAGCATATATTGCTTTGTTCCCTCATATGCCATGCTGCGGAGCCGATCAGGTAATCCAATTAAGCTTTCGGCCAAGCCGCTAAGAATGTCAGCAAGTTTTTTCCATTCATCAGAACGGCTTTCTTCCCATAGTTCTTCCCTATCCCTTGTTCCAAAGATTTCATCCAAATCCGGACTATTTTCCGTTCTTCGCCTGAATTTTTTGCTGCCAAGCAGGATAACCGGCAGGAGATTAATTCTTGCAAAGCTTGAAAGCTGGTAGATGCTGACTGGGCTGGTTGGAGGGAGCAGCACAATTTCGATGGGCACAGGAAAAATGGCCGGCCATGGATATTGGCCTGTCATGGCAAGCATGATTTTCGTAAATAATCCTGCTTTTTTTACCCCGCCCTTTGATAAAATAAATTTCCTTGCAGCTGCCAGATGCGGATCATGCTTCTGTCTATGGCCAGAGTACAAAAGGGCGTAATAGGCTTCAATGGTTAAAGATAAGTTCCCTTCTTTTTCGTCTCTAAAAAGCTTCCACGCACCACTCTCATCCTGGCGGCTTTCAATTCTCTCCGCCAATTTTTGAATGATGCTTTCATCCTTCATGTTAAGCGTCCGCAAAAGAATAATCATATAAGCATCAGTCATGATTCCAATTTCAAAAGGATACGCCCATGAGCCATCCTGAGATTGGCTGCTTTTCAGCAAATCGGTTAGCCGGCTGATTTCTGCCTTAACTAGCTGCACATTCCTCATTCCCTCACTAAAGTTTTATTACACTATATTCCTTAATCAATTAAAGAATTCGACCTTCCGAGAGAGTGTTGCAGCAGTCCGGTCTATGAAGACATGGCTTCTTGGCAGCTGTTCAAAGAGGGGATCTATAATCAATCATTTTTTGGCACATGAAACAATTCTCTCCTGCCCATACTAAGGTCGGAGGTGCGCCAGCGATATGAAATTCTCATGGGTATTGGGGATCATGCTATTAACACAAACTCAAACTGCCAGTCTTCCTGATGACTTATCCATTGAACATGACGGAAGATCCATTGCAAGTATCAACAGGACAGAATATCAAATGCCGTTTCCCGGGCTTCCGCTAGTGGACGGTGAACGGTTTATTCGGCTCCTGGAAAAGTTAGATCGCCAGACGTATATTCCGCCTATGAACGCGTACATAGGCGAAAGCGGACGTGTCGTTCCTGAGAAGCCTGGAAAAATACTGCACCGCAAAGCATTCACAGATATTTTTTATACATATTTTTATAATAACGGGCCAGCTAAAATTGAGATCCCAACACTCCCCGTTTACCCGAGAGTGGATCGGGATCTTATCTCCCATATCCGGGTTAAAATGATCGGCCAGTATGTTACGTATTTTAATCCGAATAACGCGTCACGCTCCCATAATATCCAGCTTGCAGCCGAAGCCCTTGATAATTATGTTGTTTTTCCGAATGAAGTATTTTCTTTTAACCGTGCTGTCGGCAAAAGAACGGCGGGGAAAGGCTATAAGCGTGCTCCGGTTATCGTTAGAGGGGAACTGTCAGAAGATATCGGGGGCGGGATCTGCCAGGTATCCTCCACTCTATTCAATGCAGTTGACCGGGCAGGCGTCAAGGTGATCGAGCGTTATTCCCACAGCAAAAAGGTTCCCTATGTGCCGCCTGGCCGGGATGCAACTGTAAGCTGGTATGGCCCAGATTTCACTTTTAAAAACCGTTACAGTTCTCCCCTGCTCATACGAGCAAAAGCTTTGCATGGCCAAGTGGTAATCAGAGTATACTCCTCTGATGAAATTGACTATGAGCCCCGCCAGGTCCCAAAAGCGTCAACAATGCTGCCGGAAGAAATCAGCATTGAAAAGGAAGCGGTTTTAGAGGATTGATGGGATTGATCGAGAAATTTCTAAAAAAGGAAACACCCGCTGATAAGCGGGTGTTCTGCTTTAGGTAAGAGCTTTCGAAGAGACAATCACGCCATCTTCATCTGCATATACATATTCTCCCGGCTTCCAGTCAATCCCGCCGAACGTAACAGGGATGTTTCGATCCCCTTTCCCTTCTTTTCGGCTTTTTAAAGGATTGCTGCCAAGTGCCAAGATGCCTGCATCAAGGCTTCCAAGCTCCACTGTATCCCGGACGCAGCCATAAATGATCACACCGGCAAGCTTTCTCGATTGAGCAATCTCCCCAAGCCGGTCACCCATTAAGGCGCATCTTTTTGATCCGCCGCCATCCACCACCAGTACATTTCCCTCTGGAATGGACTCCAGTGCCTCTTTTACCAGCACGTTATCTTCAAACACTCTAACCGTTGAAATGGGACCGGAAAACTTTCTTTTTTGCCCATAAGATTTAAACTCCTGCTGACAAATAAGCAGCTCTTTGCTGTGGTCATCACATAAATCGGCCGTTTTGAAATCCAAAAGAGATCTCCTCCTTTAGCGCTTTTGGCAGTAAAACACTTTATGCCATCTTCTTTACTTCGATATGCAGCAACCTGTTCCCTTCCTTTTTTAATAATTGAAAGGGAAAGATTGATGATTTCAGGCATATACCTTTTAGTAAGGAAACGCTCTTGGCTAATAAAAAGGGAGGTTAAAGGATGGCTTTAATGTGGGCAATTACAATCGGTTTTATAGTTTCATTGGGACTGGCTGGATTTATGCTTGTCCATTTTCTAAAGGGTGCAATGGATTCCCGTGATTCCACGACAGTTGATAGGATTCAGAGTGATCCGGAAGAGTAGAGAAAAGAGGCTGCAAGTATAGGCAGCCTCTTTCTTAGTTTTGGCAATTTGCACAGTAAAACGTTTTCCGGGAAGATATTTCTTCTTTCACTATAGGGCTGCTGCAGCGGAGACATGGTTCTCCTTCTCTGTCATACACTCTGCACTGCTCATTATAACCCCCGGTTTTAGCATCTCCTTTAAACAAAGGCTCTTCCATATAGCCCCCATACTGAATGGCCCGGGTTAATACGCCCTTCATAGACTGATACAGGATTTTTATTTCATCCTCATCCAATTCATCTGCTTTTCTCATAGGCAGCAGCCCAGCCTCAAAACAGATTTCATCACTGTAGCAGCTGCCGATTCCCGAAAGAAATTGCTGATTGATGAATGTCGTTTTCAGCATACCTTTTCTGCTTCCGATCAGTTCGCGGAAGGCCGGAAATCCCAGCGTTTGATCCAGAGGCTCCGGTCCCAAATCTGAAAGCTCCTTTTCCGCCTCTGTGTCTGTCAGCAAGTGCAGATAGCCAAGTCTTAGTCCAATAAAATAGAGCTTTTTATCTCCAAAAGAAATAATAACCTGTTTTGTGCGGTC is a genomic window containing:
- a CDS encoding response regulator transcription factor, with product MIKVLFVDDHEMVRIGVSSYLTAQPDIEVIGEADNGNTAIDLALELRPDIILMDLVMKEMDGIEATRRIIEQWPEAKIIIVTSFLDDEKVYPALEAGATSYMLKTSKASEIAEAVRSTYHGQSVLEPEVTGKMMVKMRQKNQQLPHEELTSREMEILLLMTEGKANQEIADELFIALKTVKTHVSNILSKLQVQDRTQAVIYAFKHSLVK
- a CDS encoding sensor histidine kinase, whose amino-acid sequence is MSIIQRQIAWGACMSLFILAVLTASFFTMFPIPGWRDLWETEILDIPFILFVPSISMALGLIFGLLSGIYWRRQLFAVDTMLHQVEEGRQLDVQETGKELHSIAVRAEKIQKHMADQAKISQKLANEKAEDIENRMQEIVSQERNRLARELHDSVSQQLFAASMMMSAITETQQDPEDRQAKQLKMVEEMIHQSQLEMRALLLHLRPAALKGKSLQEGIEELLVELLQKVAMEIEWKVENFPLDKGVEDHLFRILQEAVSNTLRHSKSQNLEVLLIQRDDYAILRVADDGVGFDVEETRAGSYGLQNMYERAAEVGGSMKIISVRNKGTRLEVKVPII
- a CDS encoding DNA-formamidopyrimidine glycosylase family protein, which encodes MPELPEMETYRRLLTEQLARKVITDVVVNREKSINVQPAQFKSQLINVQVTEITRRAKHLIFKLSSGKNLLLHLMLGGWMYIGNEADNPDRTKQVIISFGDKKLYFIGLRLGYLHLLTDTEAEKELSDLGPEPLDQTLGFPAFRELIGSRKGMLKTTFINQQFLSGIGSCYSDEICFEAGLLPMRKADELDEDEIKILYQSMKGVLTRAIQYGGYMEEPLFKGDAKTGGYNEQCRVYDREGEPCLRCSSPIVKEEISSRKTFYCANCQN
- the liaF gene encoding cell wall-active antibiotics response protein LiaF; this encodes MNINNKSDYMSWIIILGIVFLFVEIAFFNSGVIFSLLVPIGMVYIGRKRMPKSSGKWLFWLGLIFLLINIFSMMTLKFFLLAILIHLLIQFGQSKKDPKRIQPEFKEPAVNLQKETVIKKNPLFSNIFVGQQKTPEQVYEWNDINIQTGIGDTVIDLSYTVIPKGETVIFIRNFIGNVQVLVPYDVEVSVSHSAIVGKARIFDHEESKMFNQLLQLQTPGYDQSGQRVKIFTSLAVGDIEVKRV
- a CDS encoding cation diffusion facilitator family transporter, whose translation is MSVIALLKKGNKSSGMAAIGNTALAIAKGLAAFASGSGAMLATTLHSLADALNQGFVFFGSALAEKAPTKRFPTGFGRVINLFVLIAVIVISIMAYETIHKGWELIQHPKESTDLWLNVGVMLLAVGVDGFILLKAMKEIGHETRNPAKGFGIVPVAFKNVRLASPPTRLVFYEDIIATFGALLALVSILIAHFTGLYFLDGVGTILIGLLLVGIAVKIGFENTLGLIGVAAPKDIEDRIAQIILGDPQVVDIKQLRLIQEGRRYHVEGYIELVEGLTLADADDIKIGVRNQLLDDPDISDVTLGILETDQIQTWK
- the rraA gene encoding ribonuclease E activity regulator RraA, yielding MDFKTADLCDDHSKELLICQQEFKSYGQKRKFSGPISTVRVFEDNVLVKEALESIPEGNVLVVDGGGSKRCALMGDRLGEIAQSRKLAGVIIYGCVRDTVELGSLDAGILALGSNPLKSRKEGKGDRNIPVTFGGIDWKPGEYVYADEDGVIVSSKALT
- a CDS encoding flagellar basal body rod protein; the encoded protein is MKKLGLLIAGGIAAMVLISNLGPIVGLAVSAAILYFVFKQFIKAESTMAKIGYGIIGFIALMATASNFPAILGLAAAYVLYLVYKKWNDSSSSVMEEDNDPFANFEKQWADLNRN
- a CDS encoding PspA/IM30 family protein; the protein is MANLLTRIKDTVMADLHEALDKKEKKNPIALLNQYLRECERETEKVRKLLERQYTLKEEFTREYEQAKNLADKRKRQAEVATQAGEEELYQFAAQEQMQYEERASRLKDLLNQAVQQMGDLERKYEEMKHKLKDMHIRRMELMGRENITRANHQMDKVLDQNNDKSFTRFQEIESYLDRLEHQVKSSYHRSTIDARIAQLEKELEKKPVL
- a CDS encoding VanW family protein yields the protein MKFSWVLGIMLLTQTQTASLPDDLSIEHDGRSIASINRTEYQMPFPGLPLVDGERFIRLLEKLDRQTYIPPMNAYIGESGRVVPEKPGKILHRKAFTDIFYTYFYNNGPAKIEIPTLPVYPRVDRDLISHIRVKMIGQYVTYFNPNNASRSHNIQLAAEALDNYVVFPNEVFSFNRAVGKRTAGKGYKRAPVIVRGELSEDIGGGICQVSSTLFNAVDRAGVKVIERYSHSKKVPYVPPGRDATVSWYGPDFTFKNRYSSPLLIRAKALHGQVVIRVYSSDEIDYEPRQVPKASTMLPEEISIEKEAVLED
- the shc gene encoding squalene--hopene cyclase encodes the protein MRNVQLVKAEISRLTDLLKSSQSQDGSWAYPFEIGIMTDAYMIILLRTLNMKDESIIQKLAERIESRQDESGAWKLFRDEKEGNLSLTIEAYYALLYSGHRQKHDPHLAAARKFILSKGGVKKAGLFTKIMLAMTGQYPWPAIFPVPIEIVLLPPTSPVSIYQLSSFARINLLPVILLGSKKFRRRTENSPDLDEIFGTRDREELWEESRSDEWKKLADILSGLAESLIGLPDRLRSMAYEGTKQYMLERIEPDGTSLNYFSSTFYMIFALLALGCSPKDPVIIKAMKGLKGMSCTIDGHIHFQLTDAKVWNTALISHALQEAGADKSDAAILKANNYLLSRQQTRHGDWTVHNRKGLPGGWGFSDFNTIHPDVDDTTASLRSIHNQTGTAAEKSRQRGVQWALSMQNRDGGWPAFEKNVDNRLLNLIPIQGAEFILTDPSTADLTGRTIEYLGIFTTGAEPSIKRGISWLKKNQRKDGSWYGRWGICYLYGTWAALTGLTAAGEKKDEEYIRKAVEWLKSIQNEDGGWGESCRSDIEKRYVPLGNSTLTHTAWAVDALIAVSPENSPEIRKGMAFLIREGQRNDWTTDYPKGQGMAGFLYMHYHSYRYIWPLLALGHYEKKFMQKGSSE
- a CDS encoding RAxF-45 family protein, whose amino-acid sequence is MIGTVLARGEWIEFLTIYRAIFHGFAVNGTSLSFFSKFYMKTKQ